From the genome of Haloarcula taiwanensis:
CGGACGCCCTCGACGACCCGCTCTTTCTCTCGCCCGACGAGGGCGCGATCGGCCTCGCCAGAACGGTCCGGGACGCCTACGGCAAGGGCGAGACCGACTTCTTCGAGAAGGACCGCGACTACGACACCGGCGACATCGAAATCCGACCGAGCGACGCGCCAGTCGAGGGCCGGGACGTGGTGCTTGTCGACGACATCATCGCCACCGGGTCGACGATGAGCGAGTCCGTCGGGGTCCTCGACGAGCGGAACGCCCGGCGGGTGTTCGTCACCTGCGTCCACCCAATGCTGGCGAGCAACGCCCTGACGAAACTCAACAGCGCCGGCGTCGAGGCCGTCTACGGGACGGACACGCTCGAACGCGCCGTCAGTGAGGTCAGCGCCGCCCCGGTCGTCGCAGACCAGTTGTAGTCACACTCTGTTTTAGGGGTGCATTACCCCGATGCTTCAGCAGCCAGTATGGCTCGCGACTGTTCTTACTCGCCGCGCGCCTGCGTCGAGCCTGCCCACTGGTCGCGTGCTGTTCTAATCAGACGCTTCGGCAGCCGCGACCGGAGCAATCGCGATCTCCATCTCTACGCCCTCAACCGGCCAGGTCTTTCGGTGGCCATCTTCGACGCCGTCTAACTCATCGGCACGAACCTCGTTTTTGATGAAGTCTTCATGTCTCCGAACCAGTTCGGAGACCCTCTCATCGTCTATGCTGAGGTCCACGACGATGCGCGCCTCGATGTCCAGTTCGAGGTCTTTGCGCATCTCCTGAACCCGGCGGATGACCTCGCGGGCGTAACCCTCGCTCTCGATGTCCTCGGTGAGCGCGGTGTCGACGTAGACCACGCCGCCGCCGTCGAGGGCGGCGAACTCCGTGCCGGTGACGCCGTCGGGCGTCTCGCGGCGGAACTCGACCATCGCCTCGGTGAGGTCGATGTCCTCGTCGAGCGTTTCCGAGACTGTGCCTTCGAGGGTATCGAGGGACTGCTCGGTGACGCGGGCCTCGTTGAGCGCGTTCATCACGCGGCCGGCGTCGTCGCCGAAGGCCGGGCCGAGTTCGCTCATGTCGGCCTCTGCGGAGTACTGGAGTTCGCCCCACTCGTCGTCAGCGCCGACGACTTCGACGGCGCGGGCGTTGAGTCGGTCGGCGATGATGGCCTCCTGCGCGCGAACGGCGTCGGCCACGTCGTCGCTGTCGGCGTCGACGACGACGCGCGTGACGGGCCAGCGGAGTTTGCGCTCGGCCTGCTGGCGGGCGTTCGACCCCGCCTCCTCGACCTCGCGGACGACCTCGATTTCGCGTTCGAGGGCGGGGTCGCGCAGGTCCTCGTCGGCCTCGGGCCAGTCGCACATGTGGACCGTCGGGTGGCCCGATTCCCCGGTGAGCGCCTCGTATATCTCCTCGGCGACGAAGGGGGTAAACGGCGCGAACAGGGCCGCGACCTCCTCCAGCACGCGATAGAGCGTGGCGTAGGCGGCCTGCTTGGAGTCGCTGTCTTCCTCCTCCCACATCCGCTCGCGGACGACCTGAATGTAGAACCGGGAGACGTCCTCGACGACGAACTCCAGCAGTTCGTCGACCGCCTTGTCGTTCTCGAAGTCGTCCATCGACTCGGTCATCGCCGCCTCGACGCTCTGCAGACGGGAGAGGACCCACTCATCGACGAGTTCGAGGTCGTCGCGCACGTCCTCGACGGTAGTCTCTTCGGGGCCGAAGTCGTCAGCCCGCATGTACGGCAGCGGGAAGCGGGCGACGTTCCAGAGGATGTTGAGCCGGCGCTGCATCTCGGCGGTCTCCTCCCACGAGAAGTTCATGTCCTCGCCCTGGGCGGTCACCGACAGCAGGAACAGCCGCATTGGGTCGCGGCCGTGCTTGTCGATGACCTCGTGGGGGTCGACCAAGATGCCCTTCGACTTGGACATCCCGCGGCCGTCGGGCATGTTGGCGTAGCCGTGCATCAACACCTGCTTGTACGGGATTTCGCCCGTCGCGGCGGTACTCATACCCAGCTGGGACCAGAACCACCCGCGGGTCTGGTCGTGGGCCTCCATGATGAGGTCGGCGGGCCACAGTTCCTCGAAGTCCTCGGTCCGCTCGGGGTAGTCGACGGTCCCCCACGTCGCGACCGAGGAGTCGAGCCACACGTCGAACACGTCGCCGACGCGGGTGTAGGTCGTGCCGTCCTCGGTGATGGTGAGGTCGTCGACGGTGCCCTTGTGGAGGTCCACGCTTTCGGGGTCGATGTCTTGGTCGACGCGCTCGGCGAGTTCCTCGCGGTCGCCGACGACGATTGCGTCGTCCATGTCACCGGACCAGTCCTCAGGCAACCAGATGGGGATGGGGATGCCCCAGTAGCGCTGACGCGAGACGTTCCAGTCGGGCGCGTCCTCGACGAAGTCCCGGAAGCGGTTGTCGCGGGCCCACTGGGGGTACCACTCGCTGTCCTCGATGTTTTCGAGCAGTTCCTCTTTGATGTCGGTCACCGTGATGAACCACTGGTCGGTGACGATGCGGACGATGTCGGTGTCACAGCGCCAGCACTGCCCCTCGCGGACGGTGTGGCCCTCCTCGCTGGAGAGCAGGCGGCCGTTGTCGTCGAGGTCGTCGATGACATCGTCGTTGGCGTCGCGGACGAAGGTCCCGGCGTACTTGCCCGCGTCCTCGGTGTAGACGCCGTCGGAGCCGACCGGACAGAAGATTTCCAGACCGAGTTCCTGCCCGCGCTCGAAGTCCTCCTCACCGTGGCCGGGCGCGGAGTGGACCAGTCCCGTGCGGTCGGCCTCGACGTAGTCGGCGGTGTACACCTGCCCGGAGCCCTCGCCCTGGGCGTGGTCCGGCACTTCCTCGGCCAGTGGGTGGTCGTACTCCCAGCCGATCATCTCCTCGCCGGTGAGGTCCTCGACGACCTCGTAGTCGTCGTAGCGGCCGGCCTTCAGCACGCCCTCGACGCAGGCCTCGGCGACGTAGAGACGCTCCGTCTCCCCGTCTTTCGTGGCGTCGACGCCCACGTAGTCGAGGTCGCCGTCCACGGCGACGAAGGTGTTGGCGACGATGGTCCACGGGGTCGTCGTCCAGATGACCAGACTGCCCTCGCGGTCCGCGAGGTCGAACTTCACGTAGATGGAGGGCTTGCCCACGTCGTGGTACTCGACCTCGTTGTTGGCGATGCCGGTCTCACAGCGGGGGCACTGATTGATGGAGCGCTGGCCCTGCTCGACGAGGCCGCGCTCGTGGGCCTGCTGGAAGCCCCACCACGCGGCCTCCATGTACTCGGGGTTGACCGTCTTGTAGGGGTCGTCCCAGTCCATCCAGACGCCGAAGTCCTGGAAGTCCGACTGGAGGCCCTCCAGTTGCTCCTCGGCGAAGTCCTTGCACTCCTCGATGAAGTTCTCCT
Proteins encoded in this window:
- a CDS encoding isoleucine--tRNA ligase, which produces MERFAAVDDQYDPEDVEEGVFSYWDDVDAYEQTKAHRADGEDYFFVDGPPYTSGAAHMGTTWNKTLKDCYIRYLRMQGYDVTDRPGYDMHGLPIETKVEERLDFENKKDIERFGEENFIEECKDFAEEQLEGLQSDFQDFGVWMDWDDPYKTVNPEYMEAAWWGFQQAHERGLVEQGQRSINQCPRCETGIANNEVEYHDVGKPSIYVKFDLADREGSLVIWTTTPWTIVANTFVAVDGDLDYVGVDATKDGETERLYVAEACVEGVLKAGRYDDYEVVEDLTGEEMIGWEYDHPLAEEVPDHAQGEGSGQVYTADYVEADRTGLVHSAPGHGEEDFERGQELGLEIFCPVGSDGVYTEDAGKYAGTFVRDANDDVIDDLDDNGRLLSSEEGHTVREGQCWRCDTDIVRIVTDQWFITVTDIKEELLENIEDSEWYPQWARDNRFRDFVEDAPDWNVSRQRYWGIPIPIWLPEDWSGDMDDAIVVGDREELAERVDQDIDPESVDLHKGTVDDLTITEDGTTYTRVGDVFDVWLDSSVATWGTVDYPERTEDFEELWPADLIMEAHDQTRGWFWSQLGMSTAATGEIPYKQVLMHGYANMPDGRGMSKSKGILVDPHEVIDKHGRDPMRLFLLSVTAQGEDMNFSWEETAEMQRRLNILWNVARFPLPYMRADDFGPEETTVEDVRDDLELVDEWVLSRLQSVEAAMTESMDDFENDKAVDELLEFVVEDVSRFYIQVVRERMWEEEDSDSKQAAYATLYRVLEEVAALFAPFTPFVAEEIYEALTGESGHPTVHMCDWPEADEDLRDPALEREIEVVREVEEAGSNARQQAERKLRWPVTRVVVDADSDDVADAVRAQEAIIADRLNARAVEVVGADDEWGELQYSAEADMSELGPAFGDDAGRVMNALNEARVTEQSLDTLEGTVSETLDEDIDLTEAMVEFRRETPDGVTGTEFAALDGGGVVYVDTALTEDIESEGYAREVIRRVQEMRKDLELDIEARIVVDLSIDDERVSELVRRHEDFIKNEVRADELDGVEDGHRKTWPVEGVEMEIAIAPVAAAEASD